The following are from one region of the Vibrio rarus genome:
- a CDS encoding phosphoglycerate kinase, whose protein sequence is MSVIKMTDLDLAGKRVFIRADLNVPVKDGKVTSDARILASLPTIKRCLEAGAKVMVTSHLGRPTEGEYAEEFSLQPVVNYLNDALDCDVKLAKDYLNGLELNAGELVVLENVRFNKGEKKNEEELSKKYAALCDIFVMDAFGTAHRAQASTHGVGTNAPVACAGPLLAAELEALGKAMDNPERPLVAIVGGSKVSTKLTVLESLSKVADQLVVGGGIANTFIAAEGHNVGKSLYEADLVETAQKLMKECAIPVATDVACAKAFDENAEAEIKNVADVQDDDMIFDLGPDSTAVLADIIANAKTILWNGPVGVFEFKNFEAGTAGISKAIAESAGFSVAGGGDTLAAIDKFGIKADVSYISTGGGAFLEFVEGKVLPAVAMLEERAKA, encoded by the coding sequence ATGTCTGTAATTAAGATGACTGACCTGGATCTAGCAGGTAAGCGTGTATTTATCCGTGCTGACCTAAATGTTCCAGTAAAAGACGGTAAAGTAACTTCTGATGCTCGTATCCTTGCATCTCTACCTACTATTAAGCGTTGCTTAGAAGCGGGCGCTAAAGTAATGGTTACTTCTCACCTAGGTCGTCCAACTGAAGGCGAATACGCAGAAGAGTTCTCATTACAACCTGTAGTTAACTACCTAAACGATGCTCTTGATTGCGACGTTAAGCTAGCAAAAGACTACCTAAATGGCCTTGAGCTAAATGCGGGTGAATTGGTTGTTCTTGAGAATGTTCGCTTCAACAAAGGCGAGAAGAAAAACGAAGAAGAGCTATCTAAGAAGTATGCCGCTCTTTGTGACATCTTTGTAATGGATGCATTTGGTACAGCTCACCGTGCTCAAGCGTCAACTCACGGTGTTGGTACTAACGCTCCTGTAGCTTGTGCCGGTCCCCTTCTTGCTGCTGAACTTGAAGCACTAGGTAAAGCGATGGATAACCCAGAGCGCCCACTAGTTGCTATTGTTGGTGGTTCTAAAGTTTCTACTAAACTGACGGTTCTTGAGTCTCTATCTAAAGTTGCTGACCAACTGGTTGTGGGTGGTGGTATTGCTAACACATTTATCGCTGCAGAAGGCCACAATGTAGGTAAGTCTCTTTATGAAGCAGACCTAGTTGAAACAGCTCAAAAGCTAATGAAAGAGTGTGCTATTCCTGTTGCAACTGATGTTGCTTGTGCAAAAGCATTCGATGAAAACGCAGAAGCTGAAATCAAAAACGTTGCTGACGTTCAAGATGATGACATGATTTTTGACCTTGGTCCTGACTCAACAGCCGTTCTTGCTGACATCATTGCTAATGCAAAAACAATTCTTTGGAATGGCCCAGTTGGCGTATTCGAATTTAAAAACTTCGAAGCGGGTACTGCAGGTATTTCTAAAGCTATCGCTGAGTCTGCAGGTTTCTCTGTAGCGGGTGGCGGTGACACATTGGCCGCTATCGATAAATTCGGTATCAAAGCGGATGTGTCTTACATCTCTACAGGCGGCGGCGCTTTCCTAGAGTTTGTAGAAGGCAAAGTGCTTCCAGCGGTTGCCATGTTGGAAGAACGCGCAAAAGCGTAA